The genomic stretch AAGAGGCTGCTTTTTGCAGGGCTACATTAAGGTCTAAAACCCGCTGTTTCAAGTTTTGTTCTTGAAAGGGATTGTCAATGTTTGAAAAAGGAAAATAATATCCAACAACATAGACGTCACTCGTTGGGTTAAGATCTCTAATTCGTTTTAAAATGGTTTTCATGTTTTGCTGTGTTTGCTGTAATAAGCTCTCCCATTCGCTATTGCTAAGCGATACCATATGTTGGCGGTGTGGAGCAATATAATGAAGAAGATCATTTGCTCCTGCCTGTACAGTAATAAGAGATGCATTTTCAACAGAATGAAACAAGTTCTCGTGTTTGCTATACGCATTAACCTCTAAATCTTGAAGAAGATTTGCCGTTGTGTAACCAGGTACAGAAAACTCTTTTGAAAATGCAACAGAACGGCCTTCCTGTTCAAGGAGAGGAACGAGTTTATCACTATACCCTTCGCCAACTGTTTTATATGGATTCATGCCTTTTGCTAAAGAGTCACCAAGAGCTACGTAATTTACGTCATGTACAGAGCCGTAAGCATGGGAAAATGGGACAACAAGAAATAAAGACAGTAACAACATTACTTTTTTCAACTACATCACTCGCTTTTGTCATCTAAAAATCGTTTGCGAATATGTTCCGGTGGGATTTCGCATAAAGTTTTTTTGGGAAACAATCGATAACGGTTTCGCGCTATAATAGAATAAAACTTATCTCGAATAGGAATGGGAATTAAGATGAACCCATATAAGAGATTATAAGGAAACGAAAGCTTGCGGGCAATTTTAAGTGCTGCAGTAGATTTACTATAGACTTTCCCGTTTGTTATGTAAATAAAGCTATCAAAGTCATCCTTTGGAAGATTGAATTCCTCGAGCAGCTTTTGTCCATATGATGACTGAAGAGAAGAGAATGATAAAAGCTCACTGTGATCTCTTTTGATTAAAAACATAACGCTGCTATTGCAAAATGAACATACTCCATCAAACAATACGATATTATTTTCCATCCTTTGTGTCTCCTTTTTATTCTTTCCTTTATTTGCATGTTTTAAAGATGAAAGAAAGGGAAAACCGTGCATCTTGTTATTAAATTTTATCATAAGTAAGTGACCTTACTATAAGATCGATATGTTAGCGGGGGGACTTCTCTCATATTCAACTGCTTAAAAGTGCCTTCAACAGGTATGAAAGAGCGTACTTTAGCCAATGTACTTCAAGATAATGAACAGCAAGGAGAAAAACGCGAACAGCAAACAAAAAATATACCTTTCCGAATAGAAGAATGGAAGCTTAATGGAATGATAAAAAAGCAGGTTGCTTTAAACAAGGCAGCCTGCTTTTTTCATTAAATAAAGAAAAGAGATGCAAGGGCAATACCAGTAATAGCCCCAAGAGCAACTCCATACGCTGCTCCATATCCGTATCCATACCCATATCCACCAAAGTAACCAAAGCCACCAAAGCCACGGCCGCCCTGCATTGGCTGAATAAATACTCTGCGCTGTGTTACATTCAAAATTCTTCCTACGTGTGTGCGTCCATGACGGTCATTAATGCGAACCATACGACCTCTGTAGCGACAGCATAAGTCATAATATTGCATAGCTTTTCCTCCTTTTCTCTTAGCACTATTAACATATGAGAGAGAGAAAGGAGGTGTATAAGCACTTATCTCTATTTTTCTTTTTTAGCTTGAATAATTCGATAGTCTAGCACACTTTCAAAATCTTTAATTCGCTTCTCGTGCCCATCGAGAAAATCATACAGTTCTTTTTCAATATGTGGAGAGAGAATAAATTCTGTTCCATGCTCTATGTCTTCATTATTTGTAGCGAGAGAGGGAAGAGGAGAAAGAGTAATAGATGTGAATCCTACTTCTTTAAGAGACTTGCGCCAATCTTCTATTGAAAGAAGCGATTTTAAGTTGTAAAAAGATGAAAGATCTTCTCCTTGGCTTTTTGTCATTTCAGGTTTTTTTAACATTTCAATAGCTAGTAATGTTCCATCAGGCTGTAAGACTCGATAAGCTTCTTTTAGTCCTTCTTCAAGATTCATAAAGTTTAAGACAGACTCATAAAGAACAAAATGAAACATGTTTTCGTCGTAAGATAGATTTTCAGCATTTTCTTCGCGTACTTCAATTGGAATAAGGAAATCATCAAACCTTTTGGCTGCTTTCTCAACCATTATTTTGTTGATGTCACAAGCATCAACAAAACAGTTATATTCGAGAGAAAGAAATGCAGCAGTCTGCCCTGTACCACAGCCAACATCTAGTACACTTGTATTTTCATTAATTTCGTACTGATCAAAAATATGCTTTGTAAGAAGTAACCCTCCAGGATGAGCTCCGCCAACACCAAAATTAGCCAGAAAATCAAGATAAGTGTACTTTTTCATCTTATCACCTCTCTAGAGATTAGTCTGCTCTAGCCTATGTTAAAAAGAGAGGATAGGGAACGAAATATAAAAATAAGGTTGAATTTTCCGAAATTTTTAAATATAATAAACTTTATATCTTGTTAGGGGAGTTGACATCATTGAGAGCACTTGAGAAAATTAGTTCATTTGCTAACAGCACATTTGCCTTATGGGTTGTGCTATTTTCGTTATTATCTTTTTTATATCCTTCATCATTTGTTTGGATCAGTAACTACATTTCGATTTTATTAGGAATCATTATGTTTGGGATGGGATTAACACTATCTTTAGACGATTTCAAGGCCGTACTTAAACAACCAAAAAGCGTTCTCATCGGAGTCCTAGGGCAGTTTACTATTATGCCTAGTCTTGCTTATGGACTTGCTCTTTTATTTCAGCTTCCTCCTGAAGTTGCAATTGGAGTAATTTTAGTTGGATGTTGTCCAGGAGGAACGGCTTCTAATGTTATGACTTACTTAGCTAAAGGAAACACAGCATTAAGCGTTGCTGTTACGAGTGTTGCTACCCTTATTGCCCCATTTTTGACTCCTGTTTTAATTATGCTTTTTGCAAGTCAATGGCTTGAGGTTTCCGCATCCTCTCTTTTAGTCTCCATTTTAAAAATCGTGTTGCTTCCTATTATATTAGGTATTATCGTGAAGCTTTTATTTAAAAACGGAGTTGAAAAAAGCATAAAAGCTCTACCGCTTATTTCGGTTATTGGAATTGTGGCTGTTGCAGCAGGTGTTGTTGCTGTTAATGCAGAATCAATTGCAGATGCAGCTTTAAAAATGATTTTTATTGTTATGCTTCATAACTTATTTGGTCTGTTTTTCGGCTGGCTTCTTGCTCGTCTTTTCCGTTTAGATGAAGGAAGTCAAAAAGCTCTTTCTATTGAAGTTGGAATGCAAAACTCAGGGCTTGGAGCAGCGCTTGCCCTAGCACATTTTAGCCCAATTGCGGCTGTACCGAGCGCCATTTTTAGCGTATGGCATAATATTTCAGGACCGCTTCTCGCCACATATTGGGGAAAAAAGCACGAGCGAAAAGAAAAGCGTCAAAAGGAAGAACAAAAGCATGTTGTATAAAAGCAGCTCTTTAAGAGCTGCTTTTATTTTTCCTTTATTTACTGTTTTAGAAGATATATGATAAAATAAAACACATAAAAAGGAAGCGAACACTTGTCCGTTCTGGGAATCTCATACTATAATAAGAATATGGAAGGTCGTTACATACAAAAAGGAGGAATTTTATGAGTGAAAAGCGCAATCCAAGCGGTTTCTTAGTAAAACAGCGTGCATTTCTTAAGCTTTATATGATTACAATGACAGAACAAGAACGATTGTATGGTTTACGTTTGCTTGATGTATTACGAGAAGAATTTCGTCCTTTCGGATATCGTCCGAATCACTCTGAAATTTATAAAGCCTTGCACGACCTTATTGAAGATGGGGTTTTGGAACAAGTGAAAAAGAAAAAAGAAGGCATGAAGCTTCAAGAAGTTGTATACTATCGATTCGCTGGTGAGAATGGACATGAAAAAGCAAAAAAATATAAGCGTCAGCTTAAAGTAGAGTTAGACAGATGTCAATCAATGATTCAAAAAGCGGTACGCGATAATTTTGGTATAAAATAACCCTAGGAATGTTCCTAGGGTTGTTTCTTATATTACGAAGCCGATTTTTCTAATCCTGTTTTCTTTTGTGCATTTTTTTGTACATAAAGCAGTCTAAAAGCAAGACCAATAGCTCCTACGGCTAATCCTGTAATAAGACCTACCCAATACCCAAATGCGTGAAGGTTTGTAAAATTAGCGAGAGAATATCCAACAGGAAGTCCGATAACCCAGTAGGAAACAAGCGCCATTATAAAGGTTATATTAACATCTTTATGTCCACGAAGAATCCCTTGAATAGGTGCTTGAATAGCATCAGAAATCTGAAAGAAAATCGCATATATTAAAAAGACCTTAGTAAGCGCTAGTACGTTAGGATCTGTTGTATAAAGAGATGCGATTGGTTCACGCATAATATATAGGAAGATACCGTTTAAAATAGCTAGGGATAAAGCAATTATAATACCTAAATGACCATATTTTTTAGCATCATAAGGTCGCTTTGAGCCCATCTCAAATCCGACCACAATTGTTAGCGCCATCGATACACTTAAAGGAATCATATATAATAAGGAAGCAAAATTCATGGCTGCCTGATGTGAAGCAATTGTAATCGTATCATAGACGCTAAGGAAAAGCGTTACTGCTGCAAAAATACTTGTTTCAAAAAAGATAGAAAAACCGATAGGAAGACCAATTTTTAAAATGGTTTTCCATTCTGCAAAAGAAACGCGATAAGCGCTTTTAAAAAGACGAAATTGCCTGAAAGGTTCTTTTTGCGAGACGGTAAAAATGGCAATAAAGCAAATCACCCAGTAGGTAATAGCTGTAGCATATCCAGCTCCAACTCCTCCTAATTTTGGTGCTCCCCATTTCCCGAAAATGAGCAAATAATTTAATACAAGGTTAACAGGAAGCGCAATAAGAGTAATTGTCATACTTACGCGTGTTTTTCCTAATGCATCGATAAAGGAGCGAATTGTTGTGTAAATAAAAAGAGGAAAAATGCCCAATGATAAAGCAATTAAGTAATCTTTTGCAATGTGATGAACGTCATTTGTAATGTCCATCATATGAAGAATGGGGTTTAAGAGAAATGCTCCAGCTACGATGACTAAAATGGACATTGCAATAGCTACATAAATCCCTTGAATAACGGAAAAAGAGACGCGTTTTTTTTGCTCTGCTCCAATCAGTTGAGCTACAATAGGAGTGACTGCTAGGAGAATACCTGCAAGACCTGTATAGATAGGCATCCAAATACTTGATCCTATTGCAACACCCGCTAAGTCTTTGGGACTTGCTTTGCCAGACATTGTTGTATCAAAGAATGTCATGAGGTACATACCAATTTGGGTAATGAAGATTGGAATTAAAATGGATAAAAGCTGTTTGAGTTTTTCACTTGTTGTAAATGTTTGATACAAAAAGAATCCTCCCATCTTTTGGTGAATCGTATTCATCCCATGAATTCTAGGAGGTTATTGTATTTTTGTCAACCATTTTTTACATAAGCAGACGAGCCACAAACTTATAAATTTTTTTATTTTCATGAAAGTAGGAAGAAAGGTATAAGAACACTCAAAAGAACAGGATGTGAGCTATATGGATTTACAATTGAACAATAAAAATGTACTCGTAACAGGAGGCTCAAAAGGAATCGGAAAGGCAATCGCAAAAGCATTTATTGAAGAAGGAGCAAATGTAGGAATTGCAGCTCGTTCAAAAGAACAACTTGAAAAAGCGAGAGAAGAGCTTGGAGATGTAAGGATATATGAAGTAGACCTCTCTCAACAAAAAGAAAGAGAGAAGCTTTTTCATCATTTCTTAGAAGATTTCAAAAAAGTGGACGTTTTAGTTAATAACGCTGGAGGAAGCAATGGGGGAAGTGCGTTTGAAACAGAGCTTGATATGTTCTACGAAGCAATGGAATTAAACTACTTTGCTCCTGTTCATTTAAGCAAGTTAGCAGGAACTCATATGAAAGAAAACGGAGCGGGCAGCATTATACAGATTACATCTATTTTTGGACGAGAAAGCGGTGGAAAAGTAACATATAACAATGCAAAGGCAGCGCTCATTAGCTTTACAAAGGCTTTTGCAAATGAATGTATTCCTCATAATGTCCGCGTTAATAGTATTGCTCCTGGAAGCATTCTTCATCCAACAGGAAACTGGCAAAAACGCCTTGATGAACATCCAGAGAAAATTAAAAAGTTTATCGAAGAGGAAATTCCTGCAGGTCGATTTGGAACGGTGGAAGAAGTAGCTAACGCTGTTTTGTTTTTGGCATCGCCAAAGTCATCATGGCTTGTTGGAACAAGTATTAATGTAGATGGCGGTCAATCTCGTATGAATTTCTAAATATAGGAAGTAAAAAACAAGATAATGCCTTATTATCTTGTTTTTTACTTTTTTATAGGTCCATAGTATGTTACTAATAATACATTTATGTTAAAAATATTACAAATATCTTCTTAACTTCGCTGCTTATTCGTGATATGATAATAAAATCAAAAATTACAAACATGTTACAAGTAAAAATAGAAGCGGGGCTTAATTATGAAGAAAGTGTGTGTTGTTCTGTTTTGTGCGTCTCTTTTATCATTAGGTCTTTCCCCATATATGTTAAAAGCATTCGCACAAGACTTAACAAGTATTCCAGTTGGGAACGAAGGAGAAGAGTCTTTTCGAATCATGGGATACTATTCAGCTAACGATAATGTAGATCTTGAAAAAGCAATCCAATGGGAGAGCGTCACTCATGTTATATACGGTAGTTTATATATGGAGAAAGATGGGAGAATCCCTTCACCTCAAGATACAGAGAAATTAAAAGAGCTCGTCTTAAAAGCACATGAACATGGAGTGAAGGTGCTTATAGATTTGAAAGAAGCGGATGCTAGCGCATACGCGGCTCTTCCGGCAGAAGAAACTATACAAAAGACGTTTAGTGAAGAAGTAAAAAATCTTATTCAAACATATGGAGTAGACGGCATCAACGTTGACTGGGCATCTCAAGGTGAAAAAGAAAAGCAGTTGTTTTATATTGAACTTATTCATGAGCTTGATCAAATTTCGAGCGAAAGCCAAACATTGCTTACCCTTTCTGTTCGTCATTCTAATGATAAAGCCAAAGCAAGTGAATTAAGTGAAGAAGTAAAAGGTATCTTAGCTGCAGTGGATTGGGTAAACATTATGCCTACTAATGACACTGAAACAATGTCTTACGAAGAGTCAAAGCAAACAATTGCCTATTGGACAGAGCAAGTAGGAAATGGAAATAAAATAACACTTAGCATTCCAGTTTCTGAAAACTTAGAGCCTGTTGAAACTAAATCATTAGCACAAGAACAGAGTAAACCAAAAGATGCAGAAGAAATGCCTAAAACAGAAATAAAAGAAGAAACCCAGGAAACTCAGGAAACTCAGGAAATGAAAGAAACGAAGGAAGCAAGAGGCACCCAGGAAACTGTGCAAGAAAAGACAAATCTAGCGCTTAACAAAACAGGTGGCGTAATTGTATTAGAGAATGAAGAAAATGCCGAGCAGAACGAAACAACCCTTAAGCAAATTCATAGTACAGTTACAGAAACAGAGGAACCAGAAGAAACACAAACAGAAAACAAAGTTAAAAATAATATGCCAAAAAGCATAAAATGGCAGCCAATGAAAACTTATGAACAAGGTGAAATTGTTAAACATAATGGTGTGCTTTATATGGCTCAGTGGCCAGTGCAAGAATTTGAACCAGAGAAAAGTAATGTAGCATATTCGCCTTGGGTTGTAGTGGGAACAAATATGGGAAGTGTTTATGCATTATTGCATTTACAAAAAGAATGCTCTAACTTTTATTGCTTTAAGTAAACTTAAAATGGGAGAAGACCCTCATATATATATGAGGGTCTTTTTTTGATTACCAAACTTTCTCTATTGTGAAAACAAAGCAAGCGGGAATAGTAAGAGTATCATCAGCTTTTATAGAGCAAGAAAGGTGAAGAATAGTGAAAGAATCAGCAACATGTAACAACTCATCAAAAGAAAATGTTCCTGGGGTCCTATGCTTAATTTCAATTGCTACAATTCCCCTTGTAATGACATTGGGAAATTCAATGCTTATCCCGATCCTACCAACTCTAGAGAAAGAGCTTTCTATTAGTTCTTTCCAGTCAAGCCTTATTATTACGCTCTATTCCGTAGCTGCTATTATTTTAATTCCCGTTGCAGGCTATCTTTCAGATCGCTTTGGACGAAAGAAAATCATTATTCCAAGCCTTATTATCTCTTTATTAGGTGGGCTTGTTTCTGGGTATGCAGCATGGCAAATTAATGAACCTTATATGATGATTTTAATAGGTCGGATACTGCAAGGAGTTGGGGCCGCAGGGGCTTCTCCTATTGTGCTTCCTCTTGTTGGAGATTTGTATAAAGACGAAAAAGAAGTTAGTGCAAATCTAGGTATTGTGGAAACCGCTAATACATTGGGTAAGGTTGTTAGCCCTATATTAGGGTCCTTACTAGCTTTAGTTGTATGGTTTATGCCTTTCTTTGCTATTCCTGTTCTTTGTCTAATTTCCGTTGTGTTTCTTTTTTTCTGTGTGAAAGTACCAAAACAGCAAGATGAACCATTACCACTTAATGAATTTTTAAAAAAAGTGAAAAGAATTTTTAAAGAAGAAGGTCACTGGTTATACAGCATTTTTATTGCTGGTATTATTTTAATGTTTATTTTGTTCGGTTTTCTTTTTTATTTAGCAAACAGACTTGAGAAAGAATTTGGAATGGTTGGTGTTGATAAAGGGCTTGTGTTGGCTATCCCGCTTGCAGCTCTCTGTTTAGCGTCGTTTATAACCGGAAAAGTGATTAAGCAAAACAAGCTTCTTATGAAATGGATTACAGTAATTGGACTGCTACTCACCGCTGCTTCGTTATTTATTGCATCCTTTTTCTCTTCTTTTGTTGTGCTTGTTGGTCTCTTGGTGTTAACAGGAATTGGGATTGGAAGTTCATTACCGAGTCTTGACGCCCTTATTACAGAAGGAATTGGCAAGGAAGAAAGAGGTACAATTACGTCCATTTATAGCTCTATGCGTTTTGTTGGAGTTGCCCTTGGTCCTCCTGTCTTTGCTATTTTAACAACTCATATGGATAAGGGTCTTTTTTTTATAAATGTTGTGCTTAGTCTTATTGGAGGAATTCTCGTATGGTGGCGAATTCAACCAGATAAAGAATGAGGAAGCATCCTTATACAGGTGCTTCCTCATTTTTTATCTTAATAGAAATTTTATAAAAACTGAAACAAAATAAAAACAAAATCGTCTATATATAGGGAAAAGGCAAATAGAGAAAAAAGACAGAACAAAAAAGTGTTGTTGTTTTCTCATTAGCAGATATTGTTTGTTGTATTCTTCAATCACATCCCGTATAGTGTAAAACGTTCTGAGAAAATTCACAGGTGTTTTAAGGAAACGGCAGGAGTTTTATCGGAGAAAAACAAATAATATATATACTACTTAGAGATAGGACAACATATATTAATTCCTAGCTCCACTCACTTTGTTCGATTTATGAAAGAAAATAAAAAATGAAGCATACTTTTAATCGGAAGAGGGTAAAGGGAGTTAGAATAAAGTGCGGCTTTAAGATATGAATAGGTAAAATGGGCTATTTGTAAAATAAAAAGAATAACGTATAATAGGAAAACCTACAAAAAAAGCTCTTTTTCCAAAAATATCATTTGACTTCTATCAGCTAAGCGGTAGAATAGTGGCATACTGTCCAAAAAGCTCTCTTTTATTCTGTTAGGGAGTTTGTCTTTTTTTGTTGCGTTCATTTTCTTATAAAAAAAAGGGAACGTTAATTGTAGAGAGGTGAAAGTATGAAATCGTTTTTCAGGAAAGGTCAACAATTTTTGAACACGCATTTAGGACTTTTCCTATTTATTGCGGTTCTATTTTGGTTAAAAACTTATGCAGCTTATCAACTTGAATTTGATCTTGGAATAGACAATTCAATGCAGAAGTTTTTATTATTCATTAACCCAATCAGTTCTTCTTTATTCTTTTTAGGAATTGCGCTATTTTTCAAGGGGAAAGCGCAGTATAGAGTATTGATTGCGATTAACTTTGTATTAACATTTATTCTATTTGCGAATATTGTGTTTTACCGCTTTTTCAATGACTTCATTACGATACCGGTTTTAAGACAAACTGAAAACTTTGGTAAACTAGGCGGAAGTGCACAAGCATTAATGCAACCAACAGATATTTTGTATTTTACAGATACAATCATCTTAATTGCACTTGTTCTATTTAAAGTTGTTAAGCCACATACGGAGAAATTTAGCCGTCGTGGAATTGTAGCTGTTTTTACAGCAGCGGTTATGATTTTTGCAGGAAACTTAGCTCTTGCTGAATCAGATCGTCCACAGCTTCTAACGCGTGCGTTTGATCGTAACTACCTTGTGAAATATCTTGGTGCTTACAACTACACAATTTATGATGCAATTCAAAGTACAAAATCATCTGCTCAACGCGCTTTAGCAGACAGCAGTGATGTTACAGAAGTAGAAAACTTTACAAAAGCATCTTATGCAGAACCAAACCCAGAATACTTTGGTCAATTGAAAGGAAAAAATGTGATTTACGTTTCACTTGAGTCCCTTCAATCATTTATGATTGGCTATAAGTTAAATGGGCAGGAAGTAACACCGTTTTTAAATAGCTTAGCCAAAGATAGTAATACTTTATACTTTAAGAATCTGTTCCACCAAACAGGTCAAGGTAAAACATCTGATGCTGAGTTTATGATGGAAAACAGTATTTATCCATTACCACAAGGTTCTGTGTTCTCAACAAAAGCTGAAAACACGTACCAAGCTTTACCGCAACTATTGAAGGAAAATGGATATAAAGATACAGCGGTCTTCCACGGAAACAACAAAACGTTCTGGAACCGTGAAGAGAACTATAAAGCATTTGGCTATGATCATTTCTTTGATGAAAGCTACTACAATATGGTAGATGGTCATGTCTTAAACTACGGTTTAGAAGATAAACCATACTTTAAAGAATCAATGCCATATTTAGAGTCATTAAAACAACCGTTCTATACGAAGTTTATTACGTTATCAAATCATTTCCCTTATCCATTAGGTGATGACAAAAAGACGATTGCACCAGGAGATACAGGTGACTCGTCTGTTGATAACTACTTCCAAACAGCACGATACATGGACGAAGCTTTAGAACAGTTCTTTAATGACTTAAAAGAATCTGGTCTTTATGAAAACTCTGTAATTGTGATGTATGGTGACCACTACGGAATTTCTGAAAACCATAAAAAAGCAATGAGCAAAGTTATGGGTAAAGATATCAACGACTTTGAAGAAACACAGCTTCAGCGTGTACCACTGTTCATTCACGCACCAGGACTTGAAGGCAAAGGTGGAGTGAAGGATACGTACGGCGGACAAGTCGATGTAAGACCAACTGTAGAACACTTACTTGGAGTCGATACGAAAAACCAAATTCAATTTGGTACAGATCTTCTATCAAAAGATCATCAGCAAATCGTACCGTTCCGTAACGGAGACTTTGTAACACCAGAATATACGCAAGTCGATGACAAAGTGTACGACAACGCAACAGGAGAGAAAATCCCAAGTACAGATGAAACGAAAAAAGACCAAGAGCTTGTACAGAAGAAGCTAGAGCTTTCAGATAAGCTTGTATATGGTGATTTACTCCGTTTCTATGACTTAAAAGGGTTTGAACAACCGAAGCGTTCATCATTTGATTATTCAAAAGATGATAAATTAGCACAAGAACCTGGATTCCTTGAAGAAGAGAAGAAAACTCTTGAACAAGAAAAACAGGAAAAAGAAGCTGAATATAAAGCTAAAGGTTACGGTCTTGAAGCGAGTGAAGAACAAGCGAAAGACGGAGCAGATTTTGAGCCAGCAGCGGCAGGCTCTGAACTTCAAGGAACTGAAACGCCACAAACTAAAACTCAGGAATCTGAAACTCAAGAATCTGAAGCTAAATAAAAAGTGTGAGGGAGCATATCCCTCACACTTTTTTTATAAGTTTAAAAGCGGAAAAATGAAACTTTAGAGAGAGAAAAAACGTATAACATAGTGAAGAAACACCGAAAGCAAACTCGTTCGAATATTTAGATGAAGTGTGCTATTATGAAAGAAAATGTTCGCTAATAGGGAGGAAATTTTAAAGTGATCAAGCGAATCATTCAAACGTTGCTGTATTCAGGTTTAGCTGGATTTGTAACAATCGTTGGAGCGGCGTTCTTTTTAGATATTCCGCTGTTCTTTTCTATATTAATTGGGATAGGAACGTGGAGTGCAACGGTTCTCCTCTGTTTATGTTACTTTCTTTTGCGTCGGAATTTCCGTTACGATCCGTTTAAAGAGCAAAAAGCATATGTTGACCATCATGTAAAAGAAGCGAGAAAATCACTTCGTGTGTTAAGTCAGTCTCGTTTTAAAGTAAAATCAATGCATGTATGGATTAAAATTAACAAACTTCAAAAAGTTGGTCGCTCCATTATTGATATGGTTGATAAAGAACCTGCTCGATTTTATGAAGCCCAAGACTTTTTTAAAAAATACTTGCCTTCTACGGTCAAAATTGTTGATCGATATACATTTTTACTTGCGAAGCCAACTAAAAATGCAGAAGTGAAAATTGCGCTAAGTGAAACAGAAGACACGTTAGATGAATTAATTGTGAAATATGATGAAGTTCTAACATCTAGCATTAGCCAGGATCTAACAGCGCTCGAAATTGAGCAGAGTCTTCTTCATAACGGCTATGGAGAAAATAAACCACCAGCAGGGAAATGAAAAGGGTGATAAAATGAACGAATTCAAAGATAATTCTTTAAGCAGTTTTGATGATTTATTAAATGACCCATTTAAAACA from Priestia filamentosa encodes the following:
- a CDS encoding helix-turn-helix transcriptional regulator; amino-acid sequence: MSEKRNPSGFLVKQRAFLKLYMITMTEQERLYGLRLLDVLREEFRPFGYRPNHSEIYKALHDLIEDGVLEQVKKKKEGMKLQEVVYYRFAGENGHEKAKKYKRQLKVELDRCQSMIQKAVRDNFGIK
- a CDS encoding bile acid:sodium symporter family protein yields the protein MRALEKISSFANSTFALWVVLFSLLSFLYPSSFVWISNYISILLGIIMFGMGLTLSLDDFKAVLKQPKSVLIGVLGQFTIMPSLAYGLALLFQLPPEVAIGVILVGCCPGGTASNVMTYLAKGNTALSVAVTSVATLIAPFLTPVLIMLFASQWLEVSASSLLVSILKIVLLPIILGIIVKLLFKNGVEKSIKALPLISVIGIVAVAAGVVAVNAESIADAALKMIFIVMLHNLFGLFFGWLLARLFRLDEGSQKALSIEVGMQNSGLGAALALAHFSPIAAVPSAIFSVWHNISGPLLATYWGKKHERKEKRQKEEQKHVV
- a CDS encoding MATE family efflux transporter, with the protein product MYQTFTTSEKLKQLLSILIPIFITQIGMYLMTFFDTTMSGKASPKDLAGVAIGSSIWMPIYTGLAGILLAVTPIVAQLIGAEQKKRVSFSVIQGIYVAIAMSILVIVAGAFLLNPILHMMDITNDVHHIAKDYLIALSLGIFPLFIYTTIRSFIDALGKTRVSMTITLIALPVNLVLNYLLIFGKWGAPKLGGVGAGYATAITYWVICFIAIFTVSQKEPFRQFRLFKSAYRVSFAEWKTILKIGLPIGFSIFFETSIFAAVTLFLSVYDTITIASHQAAMNFASLLYMIPLSVSMALTIVVGFEMGSKRPYDAKKYGHLGIIIALSLAILNGIFLYIMREPIASLYTTDPNVLALTKVFLIYAIFFQISDAIQAPIQGILRGHKDVNITFIMALVSYWVIGLPVGYSLANFTNLHAFGYWVGLITGLAVGAIGLAFRLLYVQKNAQKKTGLEKSAS
- a CDS encoding thiol-disulfide oxidoreductase DCC family protein; this encodes MENNIVLFDGVCSFCNSSVMFLIKRDHSELLSFSSLQSSYGQKLLEEFNLPKDDFDSFIYITNGKVYSKSTAALKIARKLSFPYNLLYGFILIPIPIRDKFYSIIARNRYRLFPKKTLCEIPPEHIRKRFLDDKSE
- a CDS encoding class I SAM-dependent methyltransferase, whose protein sequence is MKKYTYLDFLANFGVGGAHPGGLLLTKHIFDQYEINENTSVLDVGCGTGQTAAFLSLEYNCFVDACDINKIMVEKAAKRFDDFLIPIEVREENAENLSYDENMFHFVLYESVLNFMNLEEGLKEAYRVLQPDGTLLAIEMLKKPEMTKSQGEDLSSFYNLKSLLSIEDWRKSLKEVGFTSITLSPLPSLATNNEDIEHGTEFILSPHIEKELYDFLDGHEKRIKDFESVLDYRIIQAKKEK
- a CDS encoding glycosyl hydrolase family 18 protein encodes the protein MKKVCVVLFCASLLSLGLSPYMLKAFAQDLTSIPVGNEGEESFRIMGYYSANDNVDLEKAIQWESVTHVIYGSLYMEKDGRIPSPQDTEKLKELVLKAHEHGVKVLIDLKEADASAYAALPAEETIQKTFSEEVKNLIQTYGVDGINVDWASQGEKEKQLFYIELIHELDQISSESQTLLTLSVRHSNDKAKASELSEEVKGILAAVDWVNIMPTNDTETMSYEESKQTIAYWTEQVGNGNKITLSIPVSENLEPVETKSLAQEQSKPKDAEEMPKTEIKEETQETQETQEMKETKEARGTQETVQEKTNLALNKTGGVIVLENEENAEQNETTLKQIHSTVTETEEPEETQTENKVKNNMPKSIKWQPMKTYEQGEIVKHNGVLYMAQWPVQEFEPEKSNVAYSPWVVVGTNMGSVYALLHLQKECSNFYCFK
- a CDS encoding GDSL-type esterase/lipase family protein, whose protein sequence is MKKVMLLLSLFLVVPFSHAYGSVHDVNYVALGDSLAKGMNPYKTVGEGYSDKLVPLLEQEGRSVAFSKEFSVPGYTTANLLQDLEVNAYSKHENLFHSVENASLITVQAGANDLLHYIAPHRQHMVSLSNSEWESLLQQTQQNMKTILKRIRDLNPTSDVYVVGYYFPFSNIDNPFQEQNLKQRVLDLNVALQKAASSQEHVYYVSTENLFSQNRRTYLPNKIDIHPSQQGYDLLAHRIFDTIHFSERFLQ
- a CDS encoding SDR family NAD(P)-dependent oxidoreductase; the protein is MDLQLNNKNVLVTGGSKGIGKAIAKAFIEEGANVGIAARSKEQLEKAREELGDVRIYEVDLSQQKEREKLFHHFLEDFKKVDVLVNNAGGSNGGSAFETELDMFYEAMELNYFAPVHLSKLAGTHMKENGAGSIIQITSIFGRESGGKVTYNNAKAALISFTKAFANECIPHNVRVNSIAPGSILHPTGNWQKRLDEHPEKIKKFIEEEIPAGRFGTVEEVANAVLFLASPKSSWLVGTSINVDGGQSRMNF